DNA from Streptomyces sp. NBC_01476:
CGGTCAAGACCGGCATGCTCTCCTCCGCCGCCCTCGCCGCCACCGTCGCCGGACTGCTGGCCGAACTCGACCGGGCGGTACCGGTGGTGGTCGACCCGGTCGGCGTCTCCAAGCACGGCGACCCGCTGCTCGCGGCGGAGGCGCTGGACGTCGTACGGACCCGGCTGCTCCCGGCGGCGACCGTCGTCACACCCAACCTGGACGAAGTGACGCAGCTCACCGGGCTGGTGGTCACCGACGAGGAGGGGATGCGGACGGCGGCGCGGCGCATCCTGGCATACGGACCGCGCTGGGCGCTCGTCAAAGGCGGCCATCTGCCGGGCTCGGCGCAGGCGTCCGACCTGCTCTCGGACGGCACCGAGGAGCACTGGTTCCGGGCCGCGCGGCACGACAACCGGCACACCCACGGCACCGGCTGCACCCTGGCCGCCGCGACCGCGTCCTACCTCGCCCTCGGACATCCGGTGCCGGCCGCGGTGGGGCTCGCCAAGGAATATGTGACCGGGGCCATCGCGGGCGGCTTCGCGCTGGGCGCGGGCATCGGCCCGGTGGACCACGGCTGGCGGCAGCGGGAGAAAACCTGAAAAGCCGGTCCACCAGGGTGGACCGGCTTCTCGTAGCCGCAAGGCCGCGCTGCCACGACGAGCGCGTCATGCGCGCCGCACGCTTCAGCGCAAGACCGGATCACCTCCGCTGACGCGGAGAGTTCGGCATCTCGCTCAGCGCGAGACCTTGCCGGCCTTGATGCACGAGGTGCAGACGTTGAGCCGCTTCGGCGTCTTCCCGACGACCGCACGCACGCGCTGGATGTTGGGGTTCCAACGACGCGGGGTACGGCGGTGCGAGTGGGAGATGCTGTTGCCGAAGCCCGGCCCCTTGCCGCAGACGTCGCAGTTGGCAGCCACGGGACACTCCAAAGACTTCAGATGCATTTACGATGAAAAGCCCGAGAGAGCCCCGGGCAACCGGAGCAGCATACAACGACCGCTCCCGTACAACGAAACTACCACGGTCACGGCACCGTCCCGACCGGTCCGCCCGCCCGCCGCGGGCGGTGGCCCGCACGGGGTGGCCGGTGGCCCGCACCGGGCGGCCGGCGGCAGCACACCGGCAGCTCACCGGCCACGGATGGGTCGTCGTCGGTCGCGCATCGATGCACGGCGGATACGCTCACCAGCAGCAGCCCGCACGTTCCGGTGTTCCAGGAGGACCTGTTGCCGCCCTCGCTCGACGCTTCCGCCGTGCGCGCCTGGTGCCGGCTCTCGGTCAAGGCGCTGGGGCGGGCCCGCGAGGAGATCGACGCGATCAACGTCTATCCGGTGGCGGACGGGGACACCGGCACCAATCTCTGTCTGACCGCCGAGTCCGCGGCCCAGGCGGTCGAGGCGGTCTTCGCCGGCCGCGACACCACGGCGGCCGGCTCGCCGCCCACCCTCCCCGAGGCGTTCCGGGCGATGGCCCACGGCGCCCTCATCGGCGCCCGCGGCAACTCCGGCACGATCCTGGCCCAGTTGCTCCGCGGCATGAACGACGCGCTGGTCCTGTCCGAGGACGGCACGCTGTCCGCCACCGCGCTGCGCCAGGCCCTGCTCGCCGCCGCCGCCTCCGGATACGAGGCGGTGGCCCGCCCGGTCGAGGGCACCATGCTCAGCGTCGCCACCGGCGCCGCCCACGCCGCCCGCGATACGGAGGGCGGTCTCGGCGAAGTGGTCCGGGCCGCCCACGCCGGAGCGCTCGCCGCGCTTGCCGGCACCCCGGGGCAGCTCGGCGTCCTGCGGCAGGCCGGCGTGGTGGACGCGGGCGGTCTCGGCCTGGTCGCGGTCCTCGGCGCCCTGTGCGAGGCGGCCACCGGCGAGGCGCCGCACAGCCCGCAGGCGGGTATGGGTACGTCGTTCTGGCACGTCCACGCGCCGGCCGGGCCGGTGGACGGCCCGGCCTCGGCCTCGGCCTCGGCGAGGCGGGCGGACGGATCGGCCGGGCCGGTGGATGTTCCTGCCGGGCCGGACGGCGCGGCTGCCGACGAGGACGGGCCCGCCTGCCCGGAGGACGGGCGCGGGAGCGAAGGCGGGCCCGCCTTCGAGGTGATCTTCCTGCTGGAGGGCGCCGACGACGCGGCCGTCCGTACGCTGCGGGAGCGGCTCGACGCCCTCGGTGACTCGCTCGTCGTCGTCGGCGGCGACGGCCTGTGGAACGTGCACGTCCATGTGGACGACGTCGGGGCCGCGGTCGAGGCGGGTATCGACGCCGGGCGCCCGTACCGCATCAGGGTCACCCACTTCGGCGAGCAGACCCGCCGCCTGGCCGGCGAACGCGCCCACCGGGCGGTGGTCGCGGTCGTGCACGGTGACGGCCTGGCGGGCCTGTGCGCCCAGGCGGGGGCGACCGTCGTCGCCGTACGGCCGGGCGAGCAGCCGGCCGGCGGGGAGATCGCCGCGGCCATCCGCCGCGCCCACGCCCGCGAGGTGATCCTGCTGCCCAACGACACCGAGCTGCGGCACGCGGCGGGCGCGGCGGCCGAACAGGCCCGCGCCGACGGGGTGCGGGTCGCCCTCATCCCCACCCGCTCCGCGGTCCAGGGGCTCGCCGCCCTCGCCGTCCACGACCCGGACCGCCGCTTCGACGAGGACGTGGTCGCGATGACGGCGGCGGCCGGCGCGACCCGCTACGCCGAACTCGCGGTCGCCGAGCACCGCTCCTGGACCATGGCGGGCATCTGCCAGGCCGGCGACGTCCTCGGCCTCATCGACGGTGACGTCGCCCTCATCGGCAAGGACCCGGCGACCACGGCGGTCGCCCTCCTCGACCGCATGCTCGCGGCCGGCGGCGAACTCGTCACCCTCATCCCCGGCGCCACCGCCCCCTCCGACCTCACCCCCCGCATCGAATCCCACGTCCACGCCACCCACCTCGCCGTCGACACGATCACCTACGCCGGCGGCCAGGAAAACGGCCTCCTCCTCATCGGCGTCGAGTGACCCTTTTTTTGCCGCCTTCTCGCCTCCGGGCGCTGCCTTTTTGCCGCCTTCTCGCCTCCGGGCGCTTAAATCCGGTGTCGACAGTCGATCGTGCTCGCTCGCTCGTTCCTCGCTCCCTGCGCGCGTTCTCCCTTTCGACACCGGCGCGCCCTTCGGCTCGCCGGCTACCGGCGTAACCCGGGGCGTCATGCGGAGGAAGCCGGGCACCCCAGGGGCGCGGGGAACTGCGCGACAAGCCACGACGCGACCGCGCCCAAGTCACCGGCAGAACGGGGCAGGACCTAAAGGGGCGCTGGGGGCACCCCCGGACGAAGTCTGGGGGAGGAACTGCGCGAGGAACCCCCACCGGCGGACGCTTGGCCACTGACGGGTCGGGACCCGGTGAGGCGCGGAGCGAGAACGTGGCGCGCCGCAGGATGTCCGTGCCGTGCGTCAGGATGGAGACGATGAGCGGCAACCCTTTGGACGAAAAGCTCCGCAACCTCGTCGGCGACCGCACCGCGAAAGTGCTGGACGAGCACCTCGGCCTGCGCACCGTCGGAGACCTGCTGCACCACTACCCGCGGCGGTACGCCGAACGCGGGGAGCTGACGCGGCTCGCCGACCTCCCGGTCGACGAGTACGTCACCGTGGTCGCCCAGATCGCGAAAGCGGACAAGCGGACGTACGGCGGCGGCAAGGGCGTACGCCTTGAGGTCGTGGTGACCGATGGCAGCGGCTCGCTCACCCTCGTGTTCTTCAGCAAGGCCGCGCACGCGCACGCCCACCGGCTGATCCCCGGCCGCCGCGGAATGTTCTCCGGAAAAGTCTCCGTCTTCAACCGGACCCGCCAACTCGCGCACCCCGACTACCAGTTGCTGGACGCCGACGAGGGCGAGGAGGCGGTGGACGCCTTCGCCAACCGGCTGATCCCGCTCTACCCCGCGGTCAAGCAGATCACCTCGTGGCGGATCGCCCAGGCCGTGGACATCGCCCTGAACTCACTGGGTGCGGCCGGCTGGGCCGGAGTCGGCGAGCCGCTGCCGGACGAGCTGCGGGCGGCCCGGCACCTCGCCCCGCTCCCCGAGGCGCTGGAGAAGATCCACCGGCCGCGTACCAGGGCCGACATCGAGGCGGCCAGAAAGCGGCTGAAGTGGGACGAGGCCTTCGTCCTGCAGGTCGCGCTGGCCCGCAGAAGGGCCGACGAGTCCGCGCTGCCCGCGGTGCCGAGGACCCCGCAGCCGGACGGGCTGCTGACCGCCTTCGACGCGAAACTGCCGTTCACGCTCACCGACGGACAGAAGACGGTCACCGCGGAGATCTTCGCCGACCTGGCGACCGACCACCCGATGCACCGGCTGCTCCAGGGCGAGGTCGGCTCCGGCAAGACCCTGGTCGCGCTGCGGGCGATGCTCGGCGTGGTGGACACCGGCGGCCAGGCGGCGATGCTCGCGCCCACCGAGGTGCTGGCGCAGCAGCACCACCGGTCCATCACCGAGATGATGGGCGAGCTGGCCCAGGCCGGCATGCTCGGCGGCTCCGAGCTGGGCACGAAGGTGGTGCTGCTGACCGGCTCGATGGGCACCGCGGCCCGGCGGCAGGCGCTGCTCGACCTGGTGACCGGCGAGGCCGGGATCGTGATCGGCACGCACGCGCTGATCGAGGACAAGGTGAAGTTCCTCGACCTGGGCCTGGTGGTGGTGGACGAGCAGCACCGCTTCGGCGTGGAGCAGCGGGACGCGCTGCGGGCCAAGGCCGCCCAGCCGCCGCATCTGCTGGTGATGACCGCCACCCCGATCCCGCGGACGGTCGCGATGACCGTCTTCGGTGATCTGGAGACCTCCGTGCTGGACCAACTGCCCGCCGGGCGCTCGCCGATCGCCACCCATGTCGTACCGGCCGCCGAGAAGCCGCACTTCCTGGCCAGGGCCTGGGAGCGGGTACGCGAGGAGGTCGAGGGCGGGCACCAGGCGTATGTGGTGTGCCCGCGGATCGGCGACGAGGAGGACGGCCGCAAGAAGCCGGACGACGGGGAGCGCCGCCCGCCGCTCGCCGTGCTGGACACCGCAGAGCAGCTGACGGCCGGCCCGCTCGCCGGGCTGCGGGTCGAGGTGCTGCACGGGCGGATGGCGCCGGATGCCAAGGACGACGTGATGCGCCGCTTCGCCGCGGGCGAGGTCGACGTCCTGGTCGCCACCACCGTGATCGAGGTCGGGGTGAACGTACCCAACGCCACCGTGATGGTGATCATGGACGCCGACCGGTTCGGCGTCTCCCAGCTGCACCAGCTGCGCGGCCGGGTCGGCCGCGGCAGCGCGCCTGGCCTGTGCCTGCTGGTCTCCGAGGCCCCTGAGGCGAGTGCGGCCCGCGCCCGGCTGGACGCGGTCGCCGCCACCCTGGACGGCTTCGAGCTCTCCCGGATCGACCTCGAACAGCGCCGGGAGGGCGACGTGCTGGGCCAGGCGCAGTCCGGCAGCCGCTCGTCGCTGCGGGTGCTGACCGTCATCGACGACGAGGAGGTGATCGCCGCCGCCCGTGACGAGGCCACCGCGGTGGTCGCCGCCGACCCGGAGCTGGCCGCGCACCCCGATCTGCGCAGCGCGCTGGAGAGCCTGCTGGACGCGGACCGCGAGGAGTACCTGGACAAGGGGTGAGCGCCGGGTGAGGGGTACTGTCGGGCCCGTGAGCAGCTCATGACCCGCGTGATCGCCGGCGCCGCCGGAGGGCGGCGCCTGGCCGTGCCGCCGGGCACCGGGACCCGGCCGACCTCGGACCGGGCCAAGGAAGGTCTCTTCT
Protein-coding regions in this window:
- the thiD gene encoding bifunctional hydroxymethylpyrimidine kinase/phosphomethylpyrimidine kinase → MTGSPGSAPSPARVLTVAGSDSGGGAGIQADLKTMLALGVHGMSVVTAVTAQNSLGVHGAWELPGEAVRAQFRAVADDIGVQAVKTGMLSSAALAATVAGLLAELDRAVPVVVDPVGVSKHGDPLLAAEALDVVRTRLLPAATVVTPNLDEVTQLTGLVVTDEEGMRTAARRILAYGPRWALVKGGHLPGSAQASDLLSDGTEEHWFRAARHDNRHTHGTGCTLAAATASYLALGHPVPAAVGLAKEYVTGAIAGGFALGAGIGPVDHGWRQREKT
- the rpmB gene encoding 50S ribosomal protein L28, whose amino-acid sequence is MAANCDVCGKGPGFGNSISHSHRRTPRRWNPNIQRVRAVVGKTPKRLNVCTSCIKAGKVSR
- a CDS encoding DAK2 domain-containing protein, whose translation is MPPSLDASAVRAWCRLSVKALGRAREEIDAINVYPVADGDTGTNLCLTAESAAQAVEAVFAGRDTTAAGSPPTLPEAFRAMAHGALIGARGNSGTILAQLLRGMNDALVLSEDGTLSATALRQALLAAAASGYEAVARPVEGTMLSVATGAAHAARDTEGGLGEVVRAAHAGALAALAGTPGQLGVLRQAGVVDAGGLGLVAVLGALCEAATGEAPHSPQAGMGTSFWHVHAPAGPVDGPASASASARRADGSAGPVDVPAGPDGAAADEDGPACPEDGRGSEGGPAFEVIFLLEGADDAAVRTLRERLDALGDSLVVVGGDGLWNVHVHVDDVGAAVEAGIDAGRPYRIRVTHFGEQTRRLAGERAHRAVVAVVHGDGLAGLCAQAGATVVAVRPGEQPAGGEIAAAIRRAHAREVILLPNDTELRHAAGAAAEQARADGVRVALIPTRSAVQGLAALAVHDPDRRFDEDVVAMTAAAGATRYAELAVAEHRSWTMAGICQAGDVLGLIDGDVALIGKDPATTAVALLDRMLAAGGELVTLIPGATAPSDLTPRIESHVHATHLAVDTITYAGGQENGLLLIGVE
- the recG gene encoding ATP-dependent DNA helicase RecG, with amino-acid sequence MSGNPLDEKLRNLVGDRTAKVLDEHLGLRTVGDLLHHYPRRYAERGELTRLADLPVDEYVTVVAQIAKADKRTYGGGKGVRLEVVVTDGSGSLTLVFFSKAAHAHAHRLIPGRRGMFSGKVSVFNRTRQLAHPDYQLLDADEGEEAVDAFANRLIPLYPAVKQITSWRIAQAVDIALNSLGAAGWAGVGEPLPDELRAARHLAPLPEALEKIHRPRTRADIEAARKRLKWDEAFVLQVALARRRADESALPAVPRTPQPDGLLTAFDAKLPFTLTDGQKTVTAEIFADLATDHPMHRLLQGEVGSGKTLVALRAMLGVVDTGGQAAMLAPTEVLAQQHHRSITEMMGELAQAGMLGGSELGTKVVLLTGSMGTAARRQALLDLVTGEAGIVIGTHALIEDKVKFLDLGLVVVDEQHRFGVEQRDALRAKAAQPPHLLVMTATPIPRTVAMTVFGDLETSVLDQLPAGRSPIATHVVPAAEKPHFLARAWERVREEVEGGHQAYVVCPRIGDEEDGRKKPDDGERRPPLAVLDTAEQLTAGPLAGLRVEVLHGRMAPDAKDDVMRRFAAGEVDVLVATTVIEVGVNVPNATVMVIMDADRFGVSQLHQLRGRVGRGSAPGLCLLVSEAPEASAARARLDAVAATLDGFELSRIDLEQRREGDVLGQAQSGSRSSLRVLTVIDDEEVIAAARDEATAVVAADPELAAHPDLRSALESLLDADREEYLDKG